The Cryptococcus gattii WM276 chromosome D, complete sequence region CATATGAACGCTACCCGATGGGTTACGTTGAGCGGGTTTATCCAAAAAATAGGAAAAGAGGGTTTAGTCAAAGTTGATGAGGACGAAAAGGGAATTTGGATTCAATGGGTTGACAACCGACCAGAGACTCTTTCCAAACAGGTAGGCTGCCTTGTCCGCTCACTTTAATTGAGACTCATTGATTTCTGATTAACTTACAGGCGGCCGCTTTGAAAGTCGAACGATCTCAGATGGACAGTGAAGAGCGTGAACGAAAGATGCTGGAAGAACAGATTGCTCGTGCCCGTGCACAACAAGCGGATCAGCCAGATCTGACCGTTGGATTAcaaaagaaggaaggagagacGATCAAACTCAATCTTTTTGGTGCTTCAGAGCCCAAGActgaagaagggaaggaaggggaaagTGCCTCGGCACCGGCTGAGATTAAAACGACTATTGGCTTTGGAAAGCTTTCAGCTCCAGGCGCTGCCAAACCATTGGCAATTTCGACCAACCCTCTCAAACGCCCAGCTCCTGTCAATGTTTTCAAGTCTTCAAAAGCTGCCAAGACTGAGTCTACTGGATCGCCTGTTAACGGCGATGGTAATGGCGCGCCAAAGTACAAAAGTGAAGCAGAGAGATTGATGATGGAGGACCAGGCTAGGAAAACTAGTAGAGGGCAAGGACATGGGCCGGGGTATAGAGGATTTGGACCTTCAAGAGGAGGGCGCTAGAAACACGTCTTGTAATCTGTTGTAAAAGTATGGATTCGCATTATTACCTGATGCCACATTAAGCATATCTCAGAAACATGTTTCTTTCAGCTGCACGTTCTTTCTTTCGTTTGCCTATGGGCACTATGACAGTCCCTACGCATGCCCTGGGCCATACTTTAGTCCCGGTACGTCTGTCGTATGATTATCGATCTGCATCGGCAGAAATCAACATTTTTGTGTTGAACAGGCACATTCAATGACGTTTTGAGGGGGGGTCCTGTCCTCATTTCGACATTTTCCCGACTACCTAATGATATCCATCTCTTACTTATTCCACAACTactcttcatctcttcgACCAAAAGAGACCTCCAAGAGTCCAGTACGCAATCTGCCGGGCAATACCACAGGGCCCAGGCTGCAGTGCCCAAATAAGAAACGGCCGGACTGCTTATTTGACTCGCCTTTTCGTTATTCAAATCGAACGCGGCGAATTGAACGAGGTGACCTGTCGACCTGATCCGGGTCAAAAATGTTGGGCGTATCTACCAGCTCGTTCATAGGAGTGGGGATAGCTTGCGCAGGGAACATCCTCATTAGTCTTGCCTTGTGAGTTTTGTCTTCTTGTGTAACTGACTGCATTTTGCTGTGGAGTGGTTACCATTTATGATGTTCTGTTCTTTTTGCCATACTTCCGTGAACCCATGTCGGCTCTTTCTGCCTTTGTCCTCGGTTACTGATTATTCCATCTTACAGGACCATCCAAAAGCTAGCGCACAGGAA contains the following coding sequences:
- a CDS encoding Zinc finger protein, putative (Similar to TIGR gene model, INSD accession AAW46711.1) produces the protein MGRAEAGSTKAIANAIKAKGLGRLRWYCQVCEKQCRDENGFQAHCRSEPHMRKIMLLGPKAGQAISDFSRQFQSEFLLLLRTRHLTNRVLANKVYNEYIQDKHHVHMNATRWVTLSGFIQKIGKEGLVKVDEDEKGIWIQWVDNRPETLSKQAAALKVERSQMDSEERERKMLEEQIARARAQQADQPDLTVGLQKKEGETIKLNLFGASEPKTEEGKEGESASAPAEIKTTIGFGKLSAPGAAKPLAISTNPLKRPAPVNVFKSSKAAKTESTGSPVNGDGNGAPKYKSEAERLMMEDQARKTSRGQGHGPGYRGFGPSRGGR